From Cannabis sativa cultivar Pink pepper isolate KNU-18-1 chromosome 8, ASM2916894v1, whole genome shotgun sequence, a single genomic window includes:
- the LOC115700507 gene encoding ubiquitin C-terminal hydrolase 13 isoform X1 has protein sequence MTMMTPPPLDQQEDEEMLVPHSDLVEGPQPMEAAQVEPANTVENQTVENQPVEDPPSIKFTWTIENFTRLNVKKHYSDVFVVGGYKWRILIFPKGNNVDYLSMYLDVADSSTLPYGWSRYAQFSLAVVNQMHNKYSIRKDTQHQFNTRESDWGFTSFMPLSDLYDPSRGYLMNDTCLVEAEVAVRKVLDYWSYDSKKETGYVGLKNQGATCYMNSLLQTLYHIPYFRKAVYHMPTTENDMPSGSIPLALQSLFYKLQYNDSSVATKELTKSFGWDTYDSFMQHDVQELNRVLCEKLEDKMKGTVVEGTIQQLFEGHHMNYIECINVDYKSTRKESFYDLQLDVKGCRDVYASFDKYVEVERLEGDNKYHAEEHGLQDAKKGVLFIDFPPVLQLQLKRFEYDFMRDTMVKINDRYEFPLQLDLDRENGKYLSPDADRSVRNLYTLHSVLVHSGGVHGGHYYAFIRPTLTDQWYKFDDERVTKEDMKRALEEQYGGEEELPQTNPGFNNTPFKFTKYSNAYMLVYIRESDKDKIICNVDEKDIAEHLRVRLKKEQEEKEDKKRYKAQAHLFTIIKVARDEDLSEQIGKDIYFDLVDHDKVRSFRIQKQTPFNQFKEEVAKEFGIPVQFQRFWIWAKRQNHTYRPNRPLTPQEETQSVGQLREVSNKTHNAELKLFLEVELGPDLRPIPPPDKTKEDILLFFKLYDPEKKELRYVGRLFVKSSGKPMEILGKLNQMAGFASDEEIELYEEIKFEPCVMCEHLDKRTSFRLSQIEDGDIICFQKSPLPETEVESKYPDVPSFLEYVHNRQIVHFRALERPKEDDFCLELSKIHSYDDVVERVARQIGLDDPSKIRLTAHNCYSQQPKPQPIKYRGVEHLSDMLVHYNQVTSDILYYEVLDIPLPELQGLKNLKVAFHHATKDEVVIHNIRLPKQSTVGDVINELKTKVELSRPDAELRLLEVFYHKIYKIFPHTEKIENINDQYWTLRAEEIPEEEKNLGAHDRLIHVYHFTKDTAQNQMQVQNFGEPFFLVIREGETLAEVKVRIQKKLQVPDDEFSKWKFAFLSLGRPEYLQDSDVVSSRFQRRDVYGAWEQYLGLEHSDNAPKRAYAVNQNRHAYEKPVKIYN, from the exons ATGACTATGATGACTCCTCCGCCGTTGGAT CAGCAAGAAGACGAGGAGATGCTTGTGCCGCATTCGGATTTGGTCGAGGGACCTCAGCCAATGGAAG CAGCTCAGGTGGAGCCCGCTAATACGGTGGAGAATCAAACTGTTGAGAATCAACCAGTAGAGGATCCTCCATCAATTAAATTTACTTGGACAATTGAAAACTTTACAAGGTTGAATGTAAAAAAGCACTATTCTGACGTTTTCGTCGTGGGGGGTTATAAATG GCGAATACTAATTTTTCCCAAGGGGAATAATGTAGACTATCTATCAATGTATTTGGATGTGGCCGATTCTTCAACATTGCCTTATGGATGGAGTAGATATGCTCAGTTCAGCCTGGCCGTGGTTAACCAGATGCATAACAAGTACTCAATAAGAAAGG ACACGCAGCACCAGTTTAACACAAGGGAAAGTGACTGGGGCTTCACATCGTTCATGCCTCTGAGTGATCTTTATGACCCTAGTAGAGGATATCTTATGAATGACACATGTTTAGTTGAAGCCGAGGTAGCTGTCCGCAAGGTTCTTGATTACTGGTCTTATGATTCTAAAAAGGAAACTGGTTACGTTGGGCTCAAGAATCAGGGAGCAACTTGTTACATGAATTCTCTGCTCCAGACGTTGTACCATATTCCTTATTTCAGAAAG GCTGTGTACCATATGCCAACTACTGAGAATGATATGCCATCGGGAAGCATCCCACTTGCACTACAGAGTTTATTCTATAAGCTTCAATACAATGACAGCAGTGTTGCCACAAAAGAATTAACCAAGTCTTTTGGATGGGATACATATGATTCTTTTATGCAACATGATGTGCAAGAACTCAACAGGGTACTTTGTGAAAAGCTTGAAGACAAAATGAAG GGAACTGTTGTGGAGGGTACAATACAACAATTATTTGAGGGTCATCACATGAATTACATCGAGTGCATAAATGTAGACTACAAATCTACAAGGAAGGAATCATTTTATG ATCTTCAGCTTGATGTGAAAGGATGTCGGGATGTTTATGCCTCTTTTGACAAATATGTGGAAGTTGAACGTCTTGAGGGCGATAATAAATACCATGCTGAAGAACATGGTTTGCAG GATGCTAAGAAGGGTGTCTTATTTATTGACTTCCCACCTGTCCTTCAACTTCAACTAAAGCGGTTTGAATATGATTTTATGCGGGACACTATGGTCAAG ATCAATGACCGCTATGAGTTTCCTCTTCAACTTGATCTTGACAGGGAAAATGGAAAATATCTATCACCTGATGCTGATAGAAGTGTCCGCAACCTTTATACACTTCATAG TGTTTTGGTTCATAGCGGTGGGGTGCATGGTGGACACTACTATGCTTTTATTCGGCCAACCCTCACAGATCAGTG GTACAAATTTGATGATGAACGCGTGACAAAAGAAGATATGAAAAGGGCTCTAGAAGAGCAGTATGGTGGCGAGGAAGAG TTGCCACAAACCAATCCTGGTTTTAATAATACTCCCTTCAAGTTTACAAAATACTCTAATGCATACATGCTTGTGTATATAAGGGAAAGTGACAAGGACAAAATAATTTGTAATGTTGACGAGAAGGACATTGCTGAACATTTAAGG GTGAGATTGAAGAAAGAACAAGAAGAGAAGGAGGATAAGAAAAGATATAAAGCACAAGCCCACCTTTTTACTATAATAAAG GTCGCACGAGATGAGGACCTTTCTGAACAGATTggaaaagatatatattttgacCTTGTAGATCATGATAAAGTTCGTAGTTTCCGTATTCAGAAACAAACACCTTTTAACCAATTCAAG GAAGAGGTTGCAAAAGAGTTTGGAATACCTGTGCAATTTCAACGATTCTGGATTTGGGCAAAACGGCAAAATCACACGTACCGCCCCAATAGACCTTTGACACCTCAGGAGGAAACACAATCA GTTGGACAGTTGAGAGAGGTCTCAAATAAGACACATAATGCAGAGCTCAAATTGTTTTTGGAAGTTGAGCTCGGACCG GATTTACGTCCTATTCCTCCACCTGACAAAACTAAGGAGGATATACTACTCTTTTTCAAGCTTTATGATCCTGAGAAAAAGGAGCTACG ATATGTTGGGAGGCTTTTTGTGAAAAGCTCTGGTAAGCCAATGGAAATTTTAGGAAAACTTAATCAAATGGCTGGATTTGCTTCTGATGAAGAAATAGAGCTTTATGAG GAGATAAAGTTTGAACCTTGTGTCATGTGTGAACACCTTGATAAGAGGACCTCTTTTCGGTTGAGTCAG ATCGAAGATGGGGACATTATTTGCTTTCAGAAATCTCCTCTACCTGAAACTGAAGTAGAAAGCAAATACCCAGATGTGCCTTCATTTTTGGAATATGTACACAATCGACAG ATTGTTCACTTTCGAGCATTGGAGAGACCAAAGGAGGATGATTTCTGTTTAGAACT GTCAAAGATACACAGTTATGATGATGTGGTGGAGAGAGTGGCTCGCCAAATAGGTTTGGATGATCCATCTAAAATCAGGCTAACAGCTCATAACTGTTATTCTCAGCAACCTAAGCCCCAGCCTATAAAATACAGAGGAGTAGAACATTTGTCAGACATGCTAGTCCATTACAATCAAGTA ACCTCAGATATTTTGTACTATGAAGTTTTGGACATCCCCCTGCCAGAACTACAAGGTTTGAAAAATCTGAAAGTTGCTTTTCATCACGCAACAAAAGATGAG GTTGTTATTCACAACATCAGATTACCCAAACAGAGCACTGTTGGAGATGTGATCAACGAACTTAAAACGAAG GTAGAGTTGTCTCGTCCAGATGCAGAACTCAGACTGCTTGAGGTTTTCTACCACAAGATATACAAG ATATTTCCACACACTGAAAAGATAGAGAATATAAATGATCAATACTGGACCTTGCGAGCAGAGGAG ATTCCGGAAGAAGAGAAAAACCTGGGTGCCCATGATCGCTTGATTCATGTTTACCACTTCACAAAGGACACTGCTCAAAACCAGATG CAAGTCCAAAATTTTGGTGAACCCTTCTTCTTGGTCATTCGTGAAGGTGAGACTTTAGCTGAAGTCAAGGTGCGTATTCAAAAGAAGTTGCAGGTTCCAGATGATGAGTTTTCTAAG TGGAAGTTTGCTTTCTTATCCCTTGGCCGTCCAGAGTACCTGCAGGATTCTGATGTAGTTTCAAGTCGTTTTCAG AGAAGAGATGTATACGGTGCTTGGGAACAGTACCTTGGGTTGGAGCACTCTGATAATGCTCCTAAGAGGGCTTATGCAGTAAATCAG AACCGACATGCATACGAGAAGCCAGTTAAAATTTACAACTAA
- the LOC115700507 gene encoding ubiquitin C-terminal hydrolase 13 isoform X2, translating to MTMMTPPPLDQQEDEEMLVPHSDLVEGPQPMEAAQVEPANTVENQTVENQPVEDPPSIKFTWTIENFTRLNVKKHYSDVFVVGGYKWRILIFPKGNNVDYLSMYLDVADSSTLPYGWSRYAQFSLAVVNQMHNKYSIRKDTQHQFNTRESDWGFTSFMPLSDLYDPSRGYLMNDTCLVEAEVAVRKVLDYWSYDSKKETGYVGLKNQGATCYMNSLLQTLYHIPYFRKAVYHMPTTENDMPSGSIPLALQSLFYKLQYNDSSVATKELTKSFGWDTYDSFMQHDVQELNRVLCEKLEDKMKGTVVEGTIQQLFEGHHMNYIECINVDYKSTRKESFYDLQLDVKGCRDVYASFDKYVEVERLEGDNKYHAEEHGLQDAKKGVLFIDFPPVLQLQLKRFEYDFMRDTMVKINDRYEFPLQLDLDRENGKYLSPDADRSVRNLYTLHSVLVHSGGVHGGHYYAFIRPTLTDQWYKFDDERVTKEDMKRALEEQYGGEEELPQTNPGFNNTPFKFTKYSNAYMLVYIRESDKDKIICNVDEKDIAEHLRVRLKKEQEEKEDKKRYKAQAHLFTIIKVARDEDLSEQIGKDIYFDLVDHDKVRSFRIQKQTPFNQFKEEVAKEFGIPVQFQRFWIWAKRQNHTYRPNRPLTPQEETQSVGQLREVSNKTHNAELKLFLEVELGPDLRPIPPPDKTKEDILLFFKLYDPEKKELRYVGRLFVKSSGKPMEILGKLNQMAGFASDEEIELYEEIKFEPCVMCEHLDKRTSFRLSQIEDGDIICFQKSPLPETEVESKYPDVPSFLEYVHNRQIVHFRALERPKEDDFCLELSKIHSYDDVVERVARQIGLDDPSKIRLTAHNCYSQQPKPQPIKYRGVEHLSDMLVHYNQTSDILYYEVLDIPLPELQGLKNLKVAFHHATKDEVVIHNIRLPKQSTVGDVINELKTKVELSRPDAELRLLEVFYHKIYKIFPHTEKIENINDQYWTLRAEEIPEEEKNLGAHDRLIHVYHFTKDTAQNQMQVQNFGEPFFLVIREGETLAEVKVRIQKKLQVPDDEFSKWKFAFLSLGRPEYLQDSDVVSSRFQRRDVYGAWEQYLGLEHSDNAPKRAYAVNQNRHAYEKPVKIYN from the exons ATGACTATGATGACTCCTCCGCCGTTGGAT CAGCAAGAAGACGAGGAGATGCTTGTGCCGCATTCGGATTTGGTCGAGGGACCTCAGCCAATGGAAG CAGCTCAGGTGGAGCCCGCTAATACGGTGGAGAATCAAACTGTTGAGAATCAACCAGTAGAGGATCCTCCATCAATTAAATTTACTTGGACAATTGAAAACTTTACAAGGTTGAATGTAAAAAAGCACTATTCTGACGTTTTCGTCGTGGGGGGTTATAAATG GCGAATACTAATTTTTCCCAAGGGGAATAATGTAGACTATCTATCAATGTATTTGGATGTGGCCGATTCTTCAACATTGCCTTATGGATGGAGTAGATATGCTCAGTTCAGCCTGGCCGTGGTTAACCAGATGCATAACAAGTACTCAATAAGAAAGG ACACGCAGCACCAGTTTAACACAAGGGAAAGTGACTGGGGCTTCACATCGTTCATGCCTCTGAGTGATCTTTATGACCCTAGTAGAGGATATCTTATGAATGACACATGTTTAGTTGAAGCCGAGGTAGCTGTCCGCAAGGTTCTTGATTACTGGTCTTATGATTCTAAAAAGGAAACTGGTTACGTTGGGCTCAAGAATCAGGGAGCAACTTGTTACATGAATTCTCTGCTCCAGACGTTGTACCATATTCCTTATTTCAGAAAG GCTGTGTACCATATGCCAACTACTGAGAATGATATGCCATCGGGAAGCATCCCACTTGCACTACAGAGTTTATTCTATAAGCTTCAATACAATGACAGCAGTGTTGCCACAAAAGAATTAACCAAGTCTTTTGGATGGGATACATATGATTCTTTTATGCAACATGATGTGCAAGAACTCAACAGGGTACTTTGTGAAAAGCTTGAAGACAAAATGAAG GGAACTGTTGTGGAGGGTACAATACAACAATTATTTGAGGGTCATCACATGAATTACATCGAGTGCATAAATGTAGACTACAAATCTACAAGGAAGGAATCATTTTATG ATCTTCAGCTTGATGTGAAAGGATGTCGGGATGTTTATGCCTCTTTTGACAAATATGTGGAAGTTGAACGTCTTGAGGGCGATAATAAATACCATGCTGAAGAACATGGTTTGCAG GATGCTAAGAAGGGTGTCTTATTTATTGACTTCCCACCTGTCCTTCAACTTCAACTAAAGCGGTTTGAATATGATTTTATGCGGGACACTATGGTCAAG ATCAATGACCGCTATGAGTTTCCTCTTCAACTTGATCTTGACAGGGAAAATGGAAAATATCTATCACCTGATGCTGATAGAAGTGTCCGCAACCTTTATACACTTCATAG TGTTTTGGTTCATAGCGGTGGGGTGCATGGTGGACACTACTATGCTTTTATTCGGCCAACCCTCACAGATCAGTG GTACAAATTTGATGATGAACGCGTGACAAAAGAAGATATGAAAAGGGCTCTAGAAGAGCAGTATGGTGGCGAGGAAGAG TTGCCACAAACCAATCCTGGTTTTAATAATACTCCCTTCAAGTTTACAAAATACTCTAATGCATACATGCTTGTGTATATAAGGGAAAGTGACAAGGACAAAATAATTTGTAATGTTGACGAGAAGGACATTGCTGAACATTTAAGG GTGAGATTGAAGAAAGAACAAGAAGAGAAGGAGGATAAGAAAAGATATAAAGCACAAGCCCACCTTTTTACTATAATAAAG GTCGCACGAGATGAGGACCTTTCTGAACAGATTggaaaagatatatattttgacCTTGTAGATCATGATAAAGTTCGTAGTTTCCGTATTCAGAAACAAACACCTTTTAACCAATTCAAG GAAGAGGTTGCAAAAGAGTTTGGAATACCTGTGCAATTTCAACGATTCTGGATTTGGGCAAAACGGCAAAATCACACGTACCGCCCCAATAGACCTTTGACACCTCAGGAGGAAACACAATCA GTTGGACAGTTGAGAGAGGTCTCAAATAAGACACATAATGCAGAGCTCAAATTGTTTTTGGAAGTTGAGCTCGGACCG GATTTACGTCCTATTCCTCCACCTGACAAAACTAAGGAGGATATACTACTCTTTTTCAAGCTTTATGATCCTGAGAAAAAGGAGCTACG ATATGTTGGGAGGCTTTTTGTGAAAAGCTCTGGTAAGCCAATGGAAATTTTAGGAAAACTTAATCAAATGGCTGGATTTGCTTCTGATGAAGAAATAGAGCTTTATGAG GAGATAAAGTTTGAACCTTGTGTCATGTGTGAACACCTTGATAAGAGGACCTCTTTTCGGTTGAGTCAG ATCGAAGATGGGGACATTATTTGCTTTCAGAAATCTCCTCTACCTGAAACTGAAGTAGAAAGCAAATACCCAGATGTGCCTTCATTTTTGGAATATGTACACAATCGACAG ATTGTTCACTTTCGAGCATTGGAGAGACCAAAGGAGGATGATTTCTGTTTAGAACT GTCAAAGATACACAGTTATGATGATGTGGTGGAGAGAGTGGCTCGCCAAATAGGTTTGGATGATCCATCTAAAATCAGGCTAACAGCTCATAACTGTTATTCTCAGCAACCTAAGCCCCAGCCTATAAAATACAGAGGAGTAGAACATTTGTCAGACATGCTAGTCCATTACAATCAA ACCTCAGATATTTTGTACTATGAAGTTTTGGACATCCCCCTGCCAGAACTACAAGGTTTGAAAAATCTGAAAGTTGCTTTTCATCACGCAACAAAAGATGAG GTTGTTATTCACAACATCAGATTACCCAAACAGAGCACTGTTGGAGATGTGATCAACGAACTTAAAACGAAG GTAGAGTTGTCTCGTCCAGATGCAGAACTCAGACTGCTTGAGGTTTTCTACCACAAGATATACAAG ATATTTCCACACACTGAAAAGATAGAGAATATAAATGATCAATACTGGACCTTGCGAGCAGAGGAG ATTCCGGAAGAAGAGAAAAACCTGGGTGCCCATGATCGCTTGATTCATGTTTACCACTTCACAAAGGACACTGCTCAAAACCAGATG CAAGTCCAAAATTTTGGTGAACCCTTCTTCTTGGTCATTCGTGAAGGTGAGACTTTAGCTGAAGTCAAGGTGCGTATTCAAAAGAAGTTGCAGGTTCCAGATGATGAGTTTTCTAAG TGGAAGTTTGCTTTCTTATCCCTTGGCCGTCCAGAGTACCTGCAGGATTCTGATGTAGTTTCAAGTCGTTTTCAG AGAAGAGATGTATACGGTGCTTGGGAACAGTACCTTGGGTTGGAGCACTCTGATAATGCTCCTAAGAGGGCTTATGCAGTAAATCAG AACCGACATGCATACGAGAAGCCAGTTAAAATTTACAACTAA